The following are encoded together in the Salvia hispanica cultivar TCC Black 2014 chromosome 6, UniMelb_Shisp_WGS_1.0, whole genome shotgun sequence genome:
- the LOC125195431 gene encoding F-box protein SKIP19-like — translation MLPPPPPWTELPEDLTANILQRLHTEEILESAQKVCTTWWRVCKNPAMWRVIDLDIRRPAARNLQNGCSCIPNDYDKDLCYCAVDKFENICRCAVDRSQGQLVELKLASFEVDCLLKYIADRITDMVYDLLF, via the exons ATGCTTCCGCCGCCTCCGCCATGGACCGAACTGCCCGAGGATTTGACAGCGAATATCCTCCAAAGGTTGCACACTGAAGAGATACTGGAGAGTGCGCAGAAAGTGTGTACTACATGGTGGAGAGTCTGCAAGAATCCTGCCATGTGGCGCGTCATTGATTTGGATATTCGACGTCCTGCTGCCCGCAATTTGCAGAACGGTTGCAGTTGCATTCCCAATGACTACGACAAGGATCTCTGTTATTGCGCAGTCGACAAATTTGAGAACATTTGCCGTTGTGCAGTGGATCGTAGCCAGGGACAATTGGTTGAGCTAAAGCTTGCCAGTTTTGAAGTGGACTGTTTGCTAAAATACATAGCCGACCG AATCACTGATATGGTTTATGATCTACTCTTTTGA